Proteins co-encoded in one Brassica rapa cultivar Chiifu-401-42 chromosome A02, CAAS_Brap_v3.01, whole genome shotgun sequence genomic window:
- the LOC103853919 gene encoding GDSL esterase/lipase At2g03980-like, which translates to MGLPSLKPCLLLIFLFLLNVSTINSKRSKVEPVLFGGNFQALYVIGDSLVDSGNNNNLNTSVKANFAPYGSDFEGGKPTGRFSNGKTIADYIAIYYGLPLAPAYMGLSEEQKNNISTGINYASASCGIFPDTGTRLGKCLSLSDQVDLFEKTIDNNLKKKFKTQSELTKHLAGSLFMTAIGVNDYAFYFKETTDPNEFAEKLLHDFLMQIKRLHELGARKFFINNLKPLGCYPNYIVANTVPRGSCSKYLNQGVAKYNAKLRKSLTHLKKKFSEASFLYSDYFNFMLGLRGPLTNQVSSNLINSISPCCPSVYDGDKRTSCPPGSSSCKVPDTHIFFDPFHPTELANFMYSIGCFQQRKVCEVV; encoded by the exons atgGGTTTGCCTTCTCTAAAGCCATGCCTTCTTTTGATCTTCCTTTTTCTTCTCAATGTCTCCACCATTAACTCGAAGCGATCAAAAGTAGAACCTGTGCTTTTTGGCGGGAATTTTCAGGCTTTGTATGTTATAGGAGATTCATTGGTTGATTCAGGGAACAATAACAATCTTAACACGTCTGTCAAAGCGAATTTTGCTCCTTATGGTTCTGACTTTGAAGGAGGCAAACCCACCGGCCGTTTTAGCAATGGCAAAACAATTGCTGATTACATTG CtatttattatgggcttccttTGGCTCCTGCTTATATGGGATTATCAGAAGAACAAAAGAACAATATCTCAACTGGTATTAATTATGCTTCTGCTAGCTGTGGGATTTTTCCTGATACAGGAACGCGACTG GGCAAATGTCTTTCGTTGAGTGACCAAGTTGATCTATTCGAAAAGACCATCGACAATAATCTGAAGAAAAAGTTTAAGACGCAGTCAGAGCTCACTAAACACTTGGCTGGATCGTTGTTCATGACCGCGATTGGAGTTAACGATTACGCTTTCTACTTTAAAGAGACAACCGATCCAAATGAATTCGCAGAAAAACTTCTTCATGATTTCTTGATGCAAATTAAG AGATTGCATGAGTTAGGAGCAAGGAAGTTCTTCATAAACAATCTTAAACCATTAGGATGTTACCCAAATTACATAGTAGCTAACACCGTACCACGTGGAAGCTGCagcaagtatttaaaccaaggGGTTGCCAAATACAACGCCAAGCTAAGGAAAAGCCTGactcatttgaaaaaaaaattctccgaAGCTTCTTTCTTATACTCAGATTACTTCAACTTCATGTTGGGACTTCGCGGACCTTTGACCAATCAAGTTAGTTCGAATCTGATAAACTCGATAAGCCCATGTTGCCCTAGCGTTTATGATGGAGATAAACGCACGAGTTGCCCGCCAGGATCAAGCTCGTGTAAGGTGCCAGATACACATATTTTCTTTGATCCATTTCATCCGACTGAATTGGCGAATTTCATGTACTCAATTGGATGTTTCCAGCAGAGAAAAGTTTGCGAAGTTGTGTGA